ATCTTTTTTGGTCTACTGCCCATCATGTGGGGCGCAGGTTCGGGCAACGAAGTGATGCAAAAGATAGCCGCGCCCATGGTCGGCGGTATGGTCACGGCGCCATTACTGTCGCTGTTTGTGCTGCCAGCGCTCTATTTGCTGGTGTACCGTAAAAGTTTCGCCGCCAAGGGTGAAGAGCAGTGATATTTTCGTCTACTTATTGATATGTAAGGCTTCCTCTTATGGGGAAGCCTGATACACTGAGCTAATATTCTTCTGAGGTAATGCTCCAAGTGACGTTTTTTCTGCGCCTGTTACCGCTGTTTGTCGGTGCTTTATCCCTGCCTGTTTCTGCCGATACCTTTGTGGCCAAACAAAGCTGCCCCCTGTATCAATCCAAAAACAAACTGACCAACCCCAATGAGGTGATGACTGTCCCCGGGCAGGCATATCAGGTGCTGGAGATGCTGGGCAATCCAAAGCGGCCCGACTGGGTTCGGGTCACCACGGCGGCGCTGGTATCCCCCGAGCGTTGGGTCGCGGCAAAGTGCGGTAACCTGGAGAGCCATACGGCCGAAGAGGCGCCAAGCCGCTGTGACTTAAGCGGCGAGCAAGACAGCCATGTGCTGGCACTGAGCTGGCAAGGCGCCTTCTGTGAACTCTTTGGCAACGGCAAGCCAGAGTGCAAGGCGCTGGACAAGACTGCCACGTCGACTCGCTGGCTGTCGCTGACGCTCCATGGCCTGTGGCCCAACAAGAGCGCCTGCGGTACCGACTATGGCTTTTGTGGAGAGGTGAAACGTAAGGCCAGGGGTTTTTGCAGCTATCCTGACATTGCCCTCGGCGATGCCGCACAGGGCAAATTGGCTCAGGTGATGCCATCGGCCGATTTTGGCTCCTGCCTTGAAAAACATCAGTGGTGGAAACACGGCAGTTGTCAGCAGATGAATGCTGATCAGTACTTTATCGAAGCCGCCAGACTTACCGGATTGGTCAATGAAAGCCGCATGGTAAAACTGCTGGCAGACAGCAGCGGCAAAATGCAGTCAACGGCAACGCTGCGTCAGGCATTTACCGAAGAATTTGGTAAGCAGAGTGCAAAGCGGATCAGTTTTCATTGCAGTCGAGGCCTGTTGACGGAAATCCGCATCAGCCTGCCAGCAACCCTGGATGCCTCTTTGCAACTGAATCACCTGCTGGCGCGCCAGGCCCCAGAGCTCAGAGACAGCTGCCCGGCAAGCTTTCTGGTTGATACGCCCGGTTGATACGCCCGGTTAATACCTATGTTGGTCTGCCTCAGGCACTGTGGATAGCGATGACAGAAAACACACCACCATCCGGGTCGTTGAGCACAGCAAAGCGACCCACCCCGGGAATGTTGGTGGGGGGCACACACAGGGTGCCACCCAATTCCTGCGCCCTCTTGGCAAAGACATCGCAGTCCACCACCTGAAAATACAGCATCCAGTGGGCGGGCATTTCGCCCCATTCGGCGGTCATCTCCAACATGCCGCCAAGGGCCTCGTCGGCAACCAGCCATTCCCGGTAAGGCATGTCCTCGTTTGCGGATTCCCGGCAGTCCCAGCCAAAAACCTTGCTGTAAAATCCCTGCGCCCGTGACGGACTTCGGCAGGCAAGCTCCACCCAGCACAGGGCGCCTGGCTCGCCGCGACGCTTGGCACCAATGTGCCTTTTGCTCTGCCAAACGGCAAACCGGGCTCCTTCGGGATCAGCCAACTGTGCCATCCAACCGGCATGACCAACCTCGTGGGGCCCCATAATGAGTTCACCCCCCGCCGCTTTAACCCGTTCAATTGCCGCATTCACATCATCTGTCGCAAAGTAAATTCCCCATTGGGTCTTTACGCTGCCAGCCAATGCAGAAGGCACCTGATAGATGGCACCGAGGTCGTCACCATCGAGAGTAAACATAGAAAAGGCACTGCCGGGCATGGCCATATCTGCCATCTCCCAACCAAACAACTTATGGTAAAAGTCCTTGGCACCCTGCCAGTCATGGGTGGCCAGCTCACTCCAGCAAGGCTGACCCGGTGCATATTCGATTACACGCATGCCCCTGACTCCTTCAGATAAGTGTATGGAATTGAAGTTAAGTAGTCTTAACTAACTTTGTCTATGCTTAGGGAAACAATTTCAGGGATGGAATCTCTATGTCACTGACCAACGACCAAATATCGCTCATCAACCAGTCTTTTGGGCTGGTTCGTCCCATTGCCGATGATGCCGCAGCGCTTTTCTATCGCAACCTGTTCGAAATAGACCCATCACTGAGGTCATTATTTAAATCTGATCTCAAGGCACAGGGACGCAAGCTGATGGCGATGTTGGATGCCGCAGTAAAGGGACTGGATAACCCGGATAAATTAGTCCCTGTATTGCAGGACCTGGCCCGGCGGCATGTGCAATATGGTGTGAAAACCCATCACTTTTCCCCCGTGGGCAACGCACTGCTGTATACCCTGGCAGAAGGCCTGGGTGACAAGTTTACCCAAGAAGTAAAAGACGCCTGGATAGCGGTATTACATTTGGTAGCAGATGTGATGAAGGCGGAGATGAAAAAGCAGGGCTGTGCCTAGTCACGTGAAGCAGGAGACGTGAAGCAAGTGAAATGGAGCGGGTGAAGGGAATCGAACCCTCGTATGCAGCTTGGGAAGCTGCCGTTCTACCATTGAACTACACCCGCCTTTTACGCGTTATAAATTACTGAAATCCATGCCTTTGTCAAGCAAAGGCATGGCAGCATATTTTAACGGTAAACAGGTAACAGCTCAGCCATCGCGAGCAGATGGCAAGCCGCCGTCAGGATACCGAAACTTATCACCAAATAAATAACGCCAGTGCCACCGGGCACCCTGAAACCAGGGTAGTCAGGTTGCTGCTTTCTGAGTTTCAGCGCCATCACCCCCGGAACCAGCAGGGTCCAAACGGTGGCGGCCAGCGCAGCAAAGCCGATGGCCACCAAAAAGCCGTCGGGGAACAGCAGCCCCAACAGGGTAGGCGGTAAAAAGGTGACGGCAGCCGTCTTCAGGCGACCACTGGCATCGTCGGCAAAACCAAACAAGTCCGCCAGATAGTCAAACAACCCCAGGGTAACGCCAAGGAAAGAAGACGCCACGGCAAGGTTGGCAAACAGGGTCAGCATTTTGCCAAGTAAGTCGCTGGCCATGACCTCAGACAGGGCCGACACCAGCACACCCATATTGCCGCCCTGGGCGATGATATCGCTGAACTGGCTGCGCGGCAGATTACCCATGGCAGCCAGCAACCAACACACATAAATCACCAGCGCGATAAAGGTGCCGATACAAATCGCCTTGATAATGACGGACGGATTTTTACCGTAGTATTTGACCAGGGAAGGCACATTGCCATGGTAGCCAAAACTCGCCAGTCCGAAGGGAATTGCGGCCCACAAAAATGGTGCAAAGCGGGCCTCGCCATCGGGTGAGAATAAGTTACCCGGCTCCACCTCAATCAGCAGATTGCCCACTGCCAGGAAGAAGGTAATTATCATACCGCCCAGCATGATGGTGGTGATTCTGTCCACCGCTTTGGTGCTTATCATAACGATAGCCGCCAATACCGCCGCAAACACCAGACCTGCCGCACTCTGGGGCAAGCTGATGCCCATGCCCGACAGGCTGTGATTTACGATGGAGCCACCACCACTGATATAGGCGTAGGTGAGAATATAGAGCACGAAGGCAATGGAGAGGCCATTAACGATACGGCCAAAGCGGCCCAGCGTATCGCGGGTGAGGGTATCGAAACTGGCGCCCGGTTCAAACCTGAGGTTGGTTTCCAGCAGCAGTAATCCCGACAGCAACATGCACAGCCAAATCGCCACCATCAGCAGCAGCGAATAGCCAAACCACATGCCGGCGCCCACCACGGGCAAGGAGAACATTCCCGCGCCCACAGTGGTACCGGCGATAATCATGGCACCACCCAGCAGCGAGGGGGTTTTGACCGGATGCCTGGCGGCATTCATATGGTTAGCCATCAGTCGTCCTGCTCCTGATTCAGCGTCTCTATAATGGTTTGACGTACCGAACTTCTCAGCAGTCCGTTGGCGTGATCACGGATTTTACGCACCTTGTCACCATCGGCCTTGTCGGACAGATAACCCAGATCTTTCAGCTTGCTCGACAGCAAGGCATAGAGCTTTTTATCGTAAAACTCAGGCGCCATAACGCCATGAATGGCACCAAGACGACTGGCCAGACGATGGCTGTGATGCTCCAGGTCGGCGCGTTCCATTCTGGGCTGCTCACCCAGCAGGTTGAAAATAATGGCGTAGCGTTTCAAGGTTTCGCCTACCACACCGGCCAGCAACAACAGCTGATTAATACGCTCATCTACCAGTTTCAGACGGTTATCGCCGGTAATCAGACCTTCTGACTTAAAGCACTCCACCAGCGCATCCACATAGGCTGGCAAATCGGCAACACCCATAAAGAGCTCGGCCTTAAGCAGCGGATAAAACTCGGCAACCAGCTCCTGCAGTTCTTCGCGGGAGACCTCTTCGTGGCGCACCATCACGGTGGCAATCAATGACGGAATTACAAACAAGTGGATGATGTTGTTACGGTAATAGGTCATGGAAATCGCAAGGCTATCATCGATGGAGATGATGGTACCCAGGTCATCCTTGGTTTCTGTCAGCTTGTTCAGCTCAATACCGCGATCGACCAGTTCCTTGCCACTGCCCTCGGTCACTGATGCGTACGAGGTATAAGGCACGGATTTGAGCAGACTCAGGTACAAATCAATCTGGCGCTCCAGCTGGTTGCGCTCCAGCGCATTTTGCTCCGAGGCCAGCAACACCATACTGGAAAGCGTGACAGAACTGGCGGCTGCGGCATCATTGATGCGGGTCATTACCCGATTGGCGAGCGCATTCACCACAGGGGTCAGCCAGGACGGTTTTTGCTCTGGAT
This sequence is a window from Shewanella zhangzhouensis. Protein-coding genes within it:
- a CDS encoding ribonuclease T2 family protein, giving the protein MTFFLRLLPLFVGALSLPVSADTFVAKQSCPLYQSKNKLTNPNEVMTVPGQAYQVLEMLGNPKRPDWVRVTTAALVSPERWVAAKCGNLESHTAEEAPSRCDLSGEQDSHVLALSWQGAFCELFGNGKPECKALDKTATSTRWLSLTLHGLWPNKSACGTDYGFCGEVKRKARGFCSYPDIALGDAAQGKLAQVMPSADFGSCLEKHQWWKHGSCQQMNADQYFIEAARLTGLVNESRMVKLLADSSGKMQSTATLRQAFTEEFGKQSAKRISFHCSRGLLTEIRISLPATLDASLQLNHLLARQAPELRDSCPASFLVDTPG
- a CDS encoding VOC family protein, producing the protein MRVIEYAPGQPCWSELATHDWQGAKDFYHKLFGWEMADMAMPGSAFSMFTLDGDDLGAIYQVPSALAGSVKTQWGIYFATDDVNAAIERVKAAGGELIMGPHEVGHAGWMAQLADPEGARFAVWQSKRHIGAKRRGEPGALCWVELACRSPSRAQGFYSKVFGWDCRESANEDMPYREWLVADEALGGMLEMTAEWGEMPAHWMLYFQVVDCDVFAKRAQELGGTLCVPPTNIPGVGRFAVLNDPDGGVFSVIAIHSA
- a CDS encoding globin family protein; translated protein: MSLTNDQISLINQSFGLVRPIADDAAALFYRNLFEIDPSLRSLFKSDLKAQGRKLMAMLDAAVKGLDNPDKLVPVLQDLARRHVQYGVKTHHFSPVGNALLYTLAEGLGDKFTQEVKDAWIAVLHLVADVMKAEMKKQGCA
- the mtr gene encoding tryptophan permease encodes the protein MANHMNAARHPVKTPSLLGGAMIIAGTTVGAGMFSLPVVGAGMWFGYSLLLMVAIWLCMLLSGLLLLETNLRFEPGASFDTLTRDTLGRFGRIVNGLSIAFVLYILTYAYISGGGSIVNHSLSGMGISLPQSAAGLVFAAVLAAIVMISTKAVDRITTIMLGGMIITFFLAVGNLLIEVEPGNLFSPDGEARFAPFLWAAIPFGLASFGYHGNVPSLVKYYGKNPSVIIKAICIGTFIALVIYVCWLLAAMGNLPRSQFSDIIAQGGNMGVLVSALSEVMASDLLGKMLTLFANLAVASSFLGVTLGLFDYLADLFGFADDASGRLKTAAVTFLPPTLLGLLFPDGFLVAIGFAALAATVWTLLVPGVMALKLRKQQPDYPGFRVPGGTGVIYLVISFGILTAACHLLAMAELLPVYR